One segment of Theobroma cacao cultivar B97-61/B2 chromosome 9, Criollo_cocoa_genome_V2, whole genome shotgun sequence DNA contains the following:
- the LOC18587835 gene encoding probable leucine-rich repeat receptor-like protein kinase At1g35710 isoform X1: MVLLLIRQSSLSFRVSFFFTLLLLSSFHVFVSVSVSNSSIPRDESTGVKEANALLKWKASLDHQSQSVLSSWVGNDTCYWIGIICDKSGRVSHLNLSNSGLIGNLTNLSFLYLFRNKLSGAIPQQVGMLKSQQVSRCWSFFSFSGPLFSRRGILVLGSCRTK; this comes from the exons ATGGTACTCTTGTTGATCAGACAATCATCTTTGTCCTTCCGAGTCTCGTTCTTCTTCACCCTCCTGCTGCTTTCTTCTTTCCATGTCTTCGTTTCTGTCTCTGTTTCAAATTCTTCAATTCCTAGAGATGAATCAACAGGAGTGAAGGAAGCGAATGCTCTTCTTAAGTGGAAGGCTAGTCTTGATCATCAAAGTCAGTCTGTCCTGTCTTCTTGGGTTGGAAATGACACTTGCTACTGGATTGGGATCATTTGTGACAAGTCTGGAAGGGTTAGCCACTTGAACCTTTCAAACTCCGGTTTAATAG GAAACTTGACAAACCTGTCCTTTCTTTACTTGTTCAGAAATAAGCTCTCTGGTGCTATACCTCAACAAGTTGGAATGTTGAAATCTCAACAAGTTTCGAGATGCTGgtcttttttctccttttctggTCCACTATTTTCCAG AAGGGGCATTCTGGTACTTGGCAGCTGTAGGACGAAATGA
- the LOC18587834 gene encoding probable cyclic nucleotide-gated ion channel 5, whose amino-acid sequence MFDCGYKAQYMSGQREKFVRLDDLDSRLSSPSDAGLKKCGFNIEGFNRSGHANSTTSRSFKRGIRKGSEGLKSIGRSLGFGVSRAVFPEDLKASEKRIFDPQDKFLLLCNKLFFVSCILAVSVDPLFFYLPVINNSENCLMMDKKLAVTATTLRTIIDAFYLMRMALQFRTAYIAPSSRVFGRGELVIDPAQIAKRYLQRYFIIDFLAVLPLPQIIVWRFLHSSNGSDVLATKQALFFVVLLQYIPRFLRVVPLTSEMKRTTGVFAETAWAGAAYYLLLYMLCSHIVGAFWYLLAVERNDTCWRRACRDSGSDKCNKDFLYCGNQQMEGYSTWAGMRSSVLSDKCPADDNNDNPPFDFGIFTNALSSGIVSSTNFFSKYCYCLWWGLQNLSTLGQGLQTSTYPGEVIFSIALAIFGLILFALLIGNMQTYLQSLTIRLEEMRIKRRDSEQWMHHRMLPQDLRERVRRYDQYKWLETRGVDEENLVQSLPKDLRRDIKRHLCLALVRRVPLFESMDERLLDAICERLKPCLFTESTYIVREGDPVDEMLFIIRGRLESVTTDGGRSGFFNRSLLKEGDFCGEELLTWALDPKSGANLPSSTRTVKALTEVEAFALIAEELKFVASQFRRLHSRQVQHTFRFHSQQWRTWAACFIQAAWRRYSKRKNMELRRKEEEEAEGMDGTRNNSGGGSYSLGATFLASKFAANALRGIHRNRNAKSAKELVKLQKPPEPDFTAEDAD is encoded by the exons atgtttgattgTGGTTATAAAGCTCAGTACATGAGTGGTCAGAGGGAGAAGTTTGTCAG GTTGGATGACTTGGACTCTAGATTGTCATCACCCTCTGATGCAGGATTGAAAAAATGTGGATTTAACATTGAGGGATTCAATCGTTCTGGCCATGCAAACAGTACAACATCTAGGTCTTTCAAGAGAGGGATCAGAAAGGGATCTGAAGGACTTAAGTCAATTGGTCGCTCTCTTGGATTTGGGGTTTCTCGAGCAGTATTTCCAGAGGATCTTAAAGCATCAGAGAAGAGGATTTTTGATCCTCAGGATAAATTCCTCTTGCTTTgcaataaattatttttcgtATCATGTATTCTGGCTGTATCGGTGGACcctctatttttttatcttccaGTTATTAATAATTCAGAAAATTGTCTCATGATGGATAAAAAATTAGCAGTCACGGCAACAACTCTGCGGACAATTATTGATGCTTTCTATCTTATGCGCATGGCTCTCCAGTTCCGTACTGCTTATATTGCTCCATCATCTCGGGTTTTTGGACGAGGTGAACTTGTGATAGATCCTGCACAAATAGCCAAGCGATACTTGCAGCGATATTTCATCATTGATTTTCTAGCTGTGCTTCCGTTACCACAG ATTATTGTTTGGAGATTTCTTCATAGTTCAAATGGTTCAGATGTACTTGCAACAAAACAGGCCTTGTTTTTTGTTGTCTTGCTTCAGTACATCCCTAGATTTCTTAGAGTTGTACCCTTAACATCAGAAATGAAAAGGACAACTGGTGTCTTTGCTGAAACCGCTTGGGCTGGAGCTGCATATTATTTGCTATTATATATGCTTTGTAGTCAT ATAGTAGGGGCATTCTGGTACTTGTTAGCTGTAGAACGAAATGACACATGCTGGCGGCGGGCTTGTAGGGATAGTGGTAGTGATAAATGCAATAAAGATTTCTTGTACTGTGGGAATCAGCAGATGGAAGGTTATAGCACATGGGCTGGCATGAGAAGCTCTGTTCTTAGTGATAAGTGCCCTGCAGATGACAATAATGATAATCCTCCTTTTGATTTTGGAATCTTCACTAACGCTTTGTCATCTGGCATTGTCTcatcaacaaattttttttcaaagtacTGCTACTGTTTATGGTGGGGTCTACAGAACTTGAG TACCCTTGGCCAGGGGCTTCAAACCAGCACCTATCCTGGAGAGGTTATATTCTCCATAGCACTTGCAATTTTTGGACTCATCCTCTTTGCGCTTCTGATTGGAAACATGCAG ACCTATCTTCAGTCTCTCACCATTCGGCTAGAAGAAATGAGGATCAAAAGGCGTGACTCAGAACAGTGGATGCATCACCGTATGCTTCCCCAGGACCTTAGGGAACGGGTAAGACGTTACGACCAATATAAGTGGTTGGAAACACGTGGTGTTGATGAAGAAAACTTGGTTCAGAGCCTTCCAAAGGATCTGAGGAGAGATATTAAGAGACACCTCTGTCTGGCTTTGGTTAGAAGG GTTCCTCTATTCGAGAGTATGGATGAGAGGTTGCTTGATGCCATTTGTGAACGGCTTAAACCATGCTTGTTTACTGAGAGCACTTACATAGTTCGAGAGGGGGATCCAGTCGATGAGATGCTTTTCATCATTCGTGGCCGGCTTGAGAGTGTAACAACAGATGGTGGGAGGAGTGGGTTTTTCAACCGCAGTTTGCTGAAAGAAGGAGATTTCTGTGGAGAGGAACTTTTAACTTGGGCATTGGATCCCAAATCTGGTGCTAACCTTCCATCATCTACTCGAACAGTGAAGGCTTTGACTGAGGTTGAGGCTTTTGCCCTAATAGCTGAGGAGTTGAAGTTTGTTGCCAGTCAATTCAGGCGTCTCCACAGTAGACAGGTGCAACATACCTTCCGTTTTCACTCACAGCAGTGGAGGACCTGGGCAGCTTGCTTTATCCAAGCCGCTTGGCGGCGTTATTCCAAGAGGAAGAATATGGAGCTTCGtaggaaggaagaagaagaagcagaagGGATGGATGGAACCCGCAATAACAGTGGTGGAGGTTCATACAGCCTTGGTGCCACTTTCTTAGCTTCCAAGTTTGCAGCAAATGCACTTCGTGGTATCCATCGGAATCGGAATGCTAAGAGTGCAAAGGAGTTGGTGAAACTACAAAAGCCTCCGGAGCCTGATTTTACTGCCGAAGATGCAGATTGA
- the LOC18587831 gene encoding APO protein 2, chloroplastic, translating into MSAFASFRCWVDCGSTNHLSHVKLVPLPPGIGPSMLSYLSRADFLKLNLYPGLSLLSSLEHRSGKLKLQSEPRAPSRKFHRPCALVVRCDHPQNADFPRYYSRKEKKPFPVPVLELRRAARERAKKSKGQPKKPVPPPKNGLIVKSLVPLAYDVLNARVTLMNNLKKLLKVVKVHACGYCNEIHVGPVGHPFKSCRGQHASFRKGLHEWTYATVEDVLLPVDAYHLYDRLGKRIRHDERFSIPRIPAVVELCIQAGVNLPEFPTKRRRKTIIRIGKREFIDADESELPDPVPEVPLKAILTEIPDPEVVAPCDEEETILLAEETLQAWEQMRRGAKKLMRMYPVRVCGYCPEVHVGPSGHKAQNCGAHKHQQRNGQHGWQAAVLDDLIPPRYVWHVPDVKGLPLQRELRSFYGQAPAVVEICVQAGAAVPDQYKPTMRLDIGIPTSLREAEMVV; encoded by the exons ATGTCAGCTTTCGCTTCATTTCGCTGCT GGGTGGATTGTGGTTCCACGAATCATCTGTCTCATGTTAAATTGGTGCCTTTGCCTCCCGGAATTGGGCCATCGATGCTTTCATACCTCTCGAGAGCGGATTTTCTGAAGCTTAACCTCTATCCAGGCCTTagtttgctttcttctttggAG CACCGTAGTGGTAAACTAAAACTTCAGTCAGAGCCTAGAGCACCATCAAGAAAGTTTCATCGACCATGTGCATTGGTTGTTAGATGTGATCACCCTCAAAATGCAGACTTTCCTCGTTACTATtcaaggaaagagaaaaagccCTTCCCTGTACCTGTACTGGAGCTGAGGCGAGCTGCTAGGGAGAGGGCCAAGAAGAGCAAAGGCCAACCTAAAAAACCAGTTCCACCTCCAAAGAATGGCTTAATTGTTAAAAGCCTGGTACCCCTTGCCTATGATGTGCTGAATGCAAGGGTTACATTAATGAACAATCTCAAGAAACTTTTGAAGGTGGTGAAAGTTCATGCTTGCGG TTATTGTAATGAAATTCATGTTGGTCCTGTTGGGCATCCATTCAAGTCATGTAGGGGTCAACATGCTTCCTTCCGTAAGGGCCTCCATGAATGGACATACGCAACTGTTGAAGATGTATTGTTGCCAGTTGATGCCTACCATCTATATGATCGCCTTGGAAAGCGCATTCGTCACGATGAGAGGTTCTCAATTCCTCGGATTCCAGCAGTAGTTGAGCTCTGCATCCAAGCTGGTGTCAATCTTCCTGAATTTCCGACaaagaggagaagaaagacAATCATTCGCATTGGGAAAAGGGAATTCATTGATGCTGATGAAAGTGAACTACCAGATCCTGTCCCAGAAGTTCCCTTGAAAGCAATATTGACTGAAATACCGGATCCAGAAGTAGTAGCTCCTTGTGATGAAGAGGAAACTATCTTGCTTGCTGAGGAAACACTCCAAGCATGGGAACAGATGAGGAGAGGAGCCAAGAAGCTAATGAGGATGTATCCTGTGAGGGTTTGCGGATATTGCCCGGAGGTGCATGTAGGTCCTTCTGGACACAAAGCACAGAACTGTGGGGCCCACAAGCACCAGCAACGAAATGGGCAACATGGTTGGCAAGCGGCAGTGCTAGATGACTTGATACCTCCAAGGTATGTCTGGCATGTCCCTGATGTGAAAGGACTGCCATTGCAGCGGGAGCTCAGGTCTTTCTATGGCCAAGCCCCTGCTGTGGTGGAAATTTGCGTGCAGGCTGGTGCTGCTGTGCCTGATCAATATAAACCAACCATGAGGTTGGATATTGGGATCCCCACCAGCCTTAGAGAAGCTGAAATGGTAGTTTGA
- the LOC18587835 gene encoding probable leucine-rich repeat receptor-like protein kinase At1g35710 isoform X2: MVLLLIRQSSLSFRVSFFFTLLLLSSFHVFVSVSVSNSSIPRDESTGVKEANALLKWKASLDHQSQSVLSSWVGNDTCYWIGIICDKSGRVSHLNLSNSGLIEGAFWYLAAVGRNDACLIPAIYGVQYGVRQAGN; encoded by the exons ATGGTACTCTTGTTGATCAGACAATCATCTTTGTCCTTCCGAGTCTCGTTCTTCTTCACCCTCCTGCTGCTTTCTTCTTTCCATGTCTTCGTTTCTGTCTCTGTTTCAAATTCTTCAATTCCTAGAGATGAATCAACAGGAGTGAAGGAAGCGAATGCTCTTCTTAAGTGGAAGGCTAGTCTTGATCATCAAAGTCAGTCTGTCCTGTCTTCTTGGGTTGGAAATGACACTTGCTACTGGATTGGGATCATTTGTGACAAGTCTGGAAGGGTTAGCCACTTGAACCTTTCAAACTCCGGTTTAATAG AAGGGGCATTCTGGTACTTGGCAGCTGTAGGACGAAATGATGCATGCTTGATTCCAGCAATTTATGGCGTGCAATATGGAGTACGCCAGGCTGGAAATTAG
- the LOC18587837 gene encoding probable leucine-rich repeat receptor-like protein kinase At1g35710 has translation MVLFLIRQSSLSFRVSFFFTLLLLSSFHVFVSVSVSNSSVPRDESTREKEANALLKWKASLDHRSQSVLSSWLGNDTCYWTGIICDKSGRVSHLNLSNSGLIGTLHDFSFSSFPTLAVLDLWNNSLNGFIPLYIGKLSRLTYLDLSFNHFNGIIPSDIGNLSRLTYLGLSTNYLYGNIPFEIGKLRFLSELYLQENILIGSIPPSIGNLTNLFFLFLFNNKLSSAIPQQVGMLKSLYKFTLSDNNLVGPLPNSIGNLSNLSDLRLFNNKISGLIPQEIGMLRSLNWLDLSNNSLKGTISSNIGNLSRLTYLSLFSNYFCGNIPFEIGELRSLSELYLEENILIGSIPPSIGNLTNLFFLYLFNNKLSGAIPQQVGMLKSLNELDLSQNNLIGSLPISIKNLINLSYFRLMNNKISGLIPREIGMLRSLHHLYLTNNSLTGEIPTSIGNLKKLSYLYLNHNKLSGFIPSSIGNLTNLIELILNHNKLHGSIPRELGKLQSLVGLMLHNNDLHGFIPAEMNNLTRLQSLQLAENYLAGHLPQQVCLGRALEDFTAHNNLFTGPIPKSLKNCTSLYRVRLEHNQLTGNLSEDLDIYPNLDYLDLSYNKFYGELSPKWGQCHNLTSLKLSNNNISGEIPSELAKATKLHVCDLSSNNLVGEIPKELGELRLLFELMLKDNHLSGSIPPEIGKLFDLTNLHLAANNLNSSIPRQLSLCEKLIELNLSSNRLGGEIPSELGSLSFLEILDLSQNLLIGEIPYQVGNLKTLEKLNLSHNKLLGFIPSTFADMLSLISVDISYNQFEGPLPNNKAFHEASFEAFRNNKALCGNITDLEPCSSNVNHNLDRKIVIATVVSVLCSLLLVFVVFGILSCIKQRERNTENTPKMVESPNLFAICNYDGKMMYENIIEATEEFDSKYCIGVGGYGSVYKAQLSDGQIVAVKKLHPLPEGGVADQKAFHSEIRALTEIRHRNVVKLYGFCSHPRHSILVHEFLEGGSLEKILSTKEQAMEFDWIKRVNFIKGVANAVSYMHHDCIPPIVHRDISSKNILLDSEYEAHVADFGAARLLKPDSSNWTSFQGTFGYSAPELAYTMKVNEKCDVFSFGVVTSETLMGRHPGDLISSLSSSFSSYSPSCSSSATVNHLLLKDLLDQRLPPPRKQVAAKLVSIVKLASTCLHASPQSRPSMQQVSQELSIQNPPLVNQFHTFALGELLDSSSRTS, from the exons ATGGTACTCTTTTTGATCAGACAATCATCTTTGTCCTTCCGAGTCTCGTTCTTCTTCACCCTCCTGCTGCTTTCTTCTTTCCATGTCTTCGTTTCTGTCTCTGTTTCAAATTCTTCAGTTCCTAGAGATGAATCAACAAGAGAGAAGGAAGCGAATGCTCTTCTTAAGTGGAAGGCTAGTCTTGATCATCGAAGTCAGTCTGTCCTGTCTTCTTGGCTTGGAAATGACACTTGCTACTGGACTGGGATCATTTGTGACAAGTCTGGAAGGGTCAGCCATTTGAACCTTTCAAATTCCGGTTTAATAGGTACACTTCATGACTTTAGCTTCTCTTCTTTCCCTACACTTGCAGTTCTTGATCTATGGAACAATTCTCTAAATGGATTCATTCCATTATATATTGGTAAACTATCTAGACTGACTTATCTCGATTTGTCTTTCAATCATTTTAATGGAATCATTCCATCAGATATCGGTAATCTATCTAGACTAACTTACCTCGGCTTGTCTACCAATTATCTTTATGGAAATATACCTTTTGAAATAGGAAAGTTAAGGTTTCTTTCTGAACTCTATCTACAAGAAAACATTCTGATAGGTTCAATCCCTCCTTCTATAGGAAACTTGACAAACttgttctttctcttcttgttCAACAACAAGCTCTCTAGTGCTATACCTCAACAAGTTGGAATGCTGAAGTCTCTATACAAATTTACACTCTCTGATAATAATCTAGTCGGTCCTCTCCCTAACTCTATTGGAAATTTAAGTAACTTATCAGATCTTCGTCTTTTTAACAACAAAATTTCGGGTCTCATACCTCAAGAAATTGGAATGCTGAGGTCTCTTAATTGGCTTGATTTGTCTAACAATTCTCTCAAAGGAaccatttcatcaaatattgGTAACTTATCTAGACTGACTTACCTCAGCTTGTTTTCTAATTATTTTTGTGGAAATATACCTTTTGAAATAGGAGAGTTAAGGTCTCTTTCTGAGCTCTATCTGGAAGAAAATATTCTGATAGGTTCAATCCCTCCTTCTATAGGAAACTTGACAAACTTATTCTTTCTCTACTTGTTCAACAACAAGCTCTCTGGTGCTATACCTCAACAAGTTGGAATGCTGAAATCTCTGAATGAACTTGACCTCTCTCAAAATAATCTGATTGGTTCTCTCCCAATCTctattaaaaacttaattaacttATCATATTTTCGCCTTATGAACAACAAAATTTCAGGACTCATACCTCGAGAAATTGGAATGCTGAGATCTCTTCATCATCTTTATTTGACCAATAATAGTCTTACGGGTGAAATTCCCACTTCGATAGGAAACTTGAAAAAGTTGTCATATCTTTACCTTAACCATAACAAACTTTCAGGATTTATTCCTTCTAGTATCGGAAATTTAACAAATCTCATTGAATTAATACTAAATCATAATAAGTTACATGGATCAATTCCTCGGGAATTAGGAAAGCTCCAATCTCTTGTCGGCTTAATGTTGCACAACAACGATCTCCATGGTTTCATTCCAGCAGAGATGAATAATCTTACACGTTTGCAAAGTTTGCAACTCGCCGAAAACTACTTGGCTGGCCATTTACCACAACAGGTGTGCCTTGGTAGAGCACTTGAAGATTTTACTGCACACAACAACCTTTTCACAGGTCCAATCCCAAAGAGCTTGAAGAACTGTACCAGCTTATACAGAGTTCGGCTTGAACACAATCAACTTACAGGGAATTTGTCTGAAGATTTAGACATATACCCGAACTTGGACTATCTAGATTTGAGTTACAATAAATTCTATGGTGAGCTGTCACCAAAATGGGGCCAGTGCCACAATCTAACAAGCCTAAAGCTCTCAAACAATAATATCTCCGGTGAGATACCCTCAGAGCTTGCAAAGGCAACTAAGCTACACGTATGTGACCTTTCTTCCAATAATCTAGTTGGGGAGATTCCAAAGGAACTGGGAGAGTTACGATTGTTGTTCGAACTTATGCTAAAAGATAATCATCTTTCAGGCAGTATTCCTCCAGAAATTGGAAAGCTATTTGATCTTACGAATCTTCACTTGGCAGCAAACAACCTAAACAGCTCCATCCCAAGACAATTGAGCTTGTGTGAGAAGCTCATAGAACTGAATTTGAGCAGCAATAGATTGGGTGGAGAAATTCCGTCAGAGCTTGGCAGCTTGTCCTTTCTTGAAATTCTTGATCTCAGTCAAAATTTGCTGATCGGAGAAATACCGTACCAGGTTGGGAACTtgaaaactttggaaaagctGAACCTCTCACACAACAAGCTCTTGGGTTTTATTCCATCAACTTTTGCTGATATGTTAAGCTTGATATCTGTTGATATATCTTACAATCAGTTCGAGGGTCCTCTTCCAAACAATAAGGCCTTTCATGAGGCTTCTTTTGAGGCTTTCAGAAACAACAAAGCTTTGTGCGGAAATATCACAGATTTGGAACCATGTTCTTCAAATGTAAACCATAATCTTGATCGGAAAATTGTGATTGCAACTGTGGTCTCTGTTTTATGCTCACTACTTCTTGTATTTGTTGTCTTCGGGATTCTTTCTTGTATCaaacaaagagagagaaatactGAGAACACGCCCAAGATGGTAGAAAGTCCGAATCTATTTGCAATTTGCAACTATGACGGGAAAATGATGTACGAAAACATAATTGAAGCAACTGAagaatttgactccaaatatTGCATTGGGGTCGGAGGATATGGAAGCGTTTACAAAGCTCAATTATCAGATGGCCAAATAGTTGCTGTGAAAAAGCTTCACCCACTTCCGGAAGGTGGGGTGGCCGACCAAAAAGCTTTTCACAGTGAGATTCGTGCCTTGACTGAAATACGCCATCGCAATGTTGTGAAACTTTATGGTTTCTGCTCTCATCCTCGACACTCAATTCTGGTGCACGAGTTCTTGGAAGGGGGAAGCCTGGAGAAGATACTGAGCACTAAGGAACAAGCAATGGAGTTTGATTGGATTAAGAGggtaaatttcattaaagGCGTGGCTAATGCTGTGTCCTACATGCACCATGACTGCATCCCTCCCATAGTCCATCGTGACATTTCAAGCAAGAATATTCTACTAGACTCAGAATATGAGGCTCATGTAGCAGACTTTGGCGCTGCCAGGCTTCTAAAGCCTGACTCATCCAATTGGACCTCATTTCAAGGCACTTTTGGTTACTCAGCTCCCg AGCTTGCTTACACCATGAAAGTGAATGAAAAGTGTGATGTCTTCAGCTTCGGAGTCGTGACATCGGAGACACTCATGGGAAGGCATCCTGGGGATCTCATATCTTCCTTgtcatcatcattttcttcctACTCgccatcatgctcatcatcAGCAACCGTCAATCATTTACTGCTGAAAGATTTGTTGGACCAGCGTCTCCCACCTCCTAGGAAACAAGTAGCAGCAAAACTGGTCTCAATTGTAAAACTAGCATCTACATGCTTACATGCCAGTCCACAATCTCGACCAAGTATGCAACAAGTTTCTCAGGAGCTGTCAATTCAGAATCCACCCTTGGTGAATCAGTTTCACACCTTCGCATTAGGGGAATTGCTTGATTCCAGCAGTCGTACATCCTGA
- the LOC18587833 gene encoding 1-acyl-sn-glycerol-3-phosphate acyltransferase 1, chloroplastic — protein MELSSLPSVSSFSLCHPKPRSSATLPFLPFSNRKGAYFGYSLCKRATLRNSCNSAQNNFLRISRTHDGVSRCYFNQKEGLNRSYYNSKLHNENKLSRYIVARSEFAGTGTPDAAYSLSEIKPGSKVRGVCFYAVTAIAAILLIWFMLVLHPFVLLFDRYRRKAQHFIAKLWAMATVAPFFKIEFEGLENLPPQDVPAVYVSNHQSFLDIYTLLTLGRSFKFISKTGIFLYPIIGWAMSMMGLIPLKRMDSRSQLDCLKRCMDLIRNGASVFFFPEGTRSKDGKLGAFKKGAFSVAAKTGVPVVPMTLIGTGKIMPLGLEGVINSGSVKVVIHKPIKGSDPEILCNEARNTIADTLKHQC, from the exons ATGGAGCTCTCTTCCCTCCCTTCCGTTTCTTCTTTCTCGCTAT GTCACCCAAAGCCCAGGAGTTCTGCTACGTTGCCTTTCTTGCct TTTTCGAATCGTAAAGGAGCTTACTTTGGCTATTCTCTGTGTAAACGGGCAACTTTGAGAAATTCATGTAACT CTGCTCAAAATAACTTTTTGCGTATTTCAAGGACGCATGATGGTGTATCTCGGtgttattttaatcaaaaggAAGGTTTAAATAGATCGTATTACAATAGTAAATTACATAACGAGAACAAATTGTCCAGATACATAGTTGCGAGATCTGAATTTGCTGGGACTGGGACCCCTGATGCTGCCTATTCTTTATCAG AAATTAAACCGGGTTCAAAAGTTAGAGGAGTATGCTTTTATGCTGTTACAGCAATAGCAGCCATTTTACTTATTTGGTTTATGCTGGTTTTGCATCCCTTTGTGCTCTTGTTTGATCGCTACAGAAGAAAAGCTCAGCATTTTATTGCCAAACTTTGGGCTATGGCAACAGTTGctcctttttttaaaattgagtttgaagGATTGGAGAATCTGCCTCCACAGGATGTTCCTGCCGTATATGTTTCCAACCACCAGAGTTTTTTAGACATCTATACACTTCTAACTCTTGGAAGAAGCTTCAAGTTCATCAGCAAGACGGGGATATTTCTTTATCCCATTATTGGGTGGGCCATGTCTATGATGGGTCTAATTCCATTAAAGCGCATGGACAGCAGAAGCCAGTTG GACTGTCTTAAGAGATGTATGGATCTCATCAGGAACGGTGCCTCTGTCTTTTTCTTCCCAGAAGGCACACGGAGTAAGGATGGGAAGCTAGGTGCTTTCAAG AAAGGTGCATTTAGTGTTGCAGCAAAAACTGGAGTGCCTGTCGTTCCTATGACCCTAATTGGCACAGGCAAAATCATGCCTTTAGGACTGGAGGGTGTCATAAATTCAGGATCCGTAAAAGTTGTTATTCACAAGCCGATCAAAGGAAGTGATCCAGAAATATTATGCAATGAAGCTAGAAACACAATAGCAGATACGCTTAAGCATCAATGCTGA
- the LOC18587830 gene encoding early nodulin-like protein 1 — MASLGTLVRLLAIGLVLFSFCEAKERLIGGSEDAWKIPVNSSDSLNQWAGKTRFKVGDFLIWKYDGKVDSVLQVTKEDYESCNTSKPIKEYKDGHTKVELDKSGPFYFISGADGHCQKGQKLVIVVMSEKHWDHPDSPTPTAPAPAPAKNSASLIKPLRDGFLFLGLASFEVAFAFF; from the exons ATGGCTTCTTTGGGAACTTTGGTCCGACTTTTGGCCATAGGTTTGGTGTTGTTTAGCTTCTGTGAAGCCAAGGAACGTCTTATTGGGGGGAGTGAAGATGCATGGAAGATCCCAGTTAACTCATCGGATTCTCTGAATCAGTGGGCTGGGAAAACCCGTTTCAAAGTTGGCGATTTTCTCA TTTGGAAGTACGACGGCAAGGTTGATTCAGTGCTTCAAGTGACCAAGGAGGACTATGAAAGCTGTAACACATCCAAGCCGATCAAGGAATACAAAGACGGTCACACCAAGGTGGAGCTGGACAAATCAGGTCCGTTCTACTTCATCAGTGGAGCCGATGGTCACTGTCAGAAAGGACAGAAGCTTGTAATCGTTGTCATGTCTGAAAAACATTGGGACCATCCTGATTCCCCTACTCCAACTGCACCTGCTCCGGCACCCGCTAAAAACAGCGCCAGCCTCATCAAGCCACTCAGGGATGGCTTCCTGTTCTTGGGTCTGGCCTCTTTTGAGGttgcttttgctttcttttga